One stretch of Harmonia axyridis chromosome 1, icHarAxyr1.1, whole genome shotgun sequence DNA includes these proteins:
- the LOC123680894 gene encoding N-acylneuraminate-9-phosphatase isoform X2 encodes MYIWISEILSQTYGVPEESAVQSCKHFLREFRKCPQHPSTDLHIWRQKLWYQALYPNYQKYCDSVYKQWLQLRYHFLQISHETFDLLKKLKKSYLIGLITNGPSTSQWEKIEKLSLKPLFDVILVSGDLPWEKPNEKIFKMACDYLGIRTENALMVGDKLETDILGGIKAKLGGTVWVPVQSNDKANKSELQPDFIIDHVNDLPKVLKNGSRSPKLRRKSKELARPYNMKKISKPDLSDCNSNSSDGS; translated from the exons ATGTATATTTGG ATATCAGAAATCTTGTCTCAAACATATGGTGTACCAGAAGAATCCGCAGTACAGAGTTGCAAACATTTTCTACGTGAATTCCGAAAATGTCCACAACATCCTTCTACGGATCTGCACATATGGAGACAAAAATTGTGGTATCAGGCATTATATCCAAATTATCAGAAATATTGTG ACTCTGTATACAAACAATGGCTCCAACTGCGATATCATTTCCTACAAATATCCCACGAAACCTTCGATTTGTTGAAGAAACTTAAGAAGTCATATTTGATTGGGTTGATAACGAATGGGCCATCGACATCTCAATgggaaaaaatagaaaaactcaGCTTGAAACCACTTTTCGATGTCATCTTGGTATCTGGCGATTTGCCTTGGGAAAAACCGAacgagaaaatattcaaaatggcctgTGATTACCTTGGAATTAGGACGGAAAATGCTTTGATGGTTGGAGATAAATTGGAGACAGATATTTTGGGTGGAATCAAAGCAAAGCTTGGTGGTACAGTATGGGTTCCTGTGCAATCGAATGATAAGGCAAACAAGAGCGAACTTCAACCCGATTTTATCATCGATCACGTAAACGATCTTCCCAAGGTGCTCAAAAATGGTTCTAGATCCCCCAAACTGCGAAGAAAGAGCAAGGAACTTGCTCGACcttataatatgaaaaaaatttctaaaccGGATTTGAGTGATTGCAATAGTAACAGCAGTGATGGAAGCTAA